Proteins encoded within one genomic window of Lynx canadensis isolate LIC74 chromosome B4, mLynCan4.pri.v2, whole genome shotgun sequence:
- the PHLDA1 gene encoding pleckstrin homology-like domain family A member 1 translates to MRRAPAAERLSELGFPPRCGRQEPPFPLGVTRGWGGWPIQKRREGARPVPFSERSQEDGRGPEARCSGTLWRIRTRLPSCPDPEPPPPPSLCFLRVSLLCALRAGGRGSRWGEDGARLLLLPPARAAGSGEAEPIGAPPYAGRMLESSGCKALKEGVLEKRSDGLLQLWKKKCCILTEEGLLLIPPKQLQHQQQQQQQQQQQQPGQGPAEPSQPGGPAVASLEPPVKLKELHFSNMKTVDCVERKGKYMYFTVVMAEGKEIDFRCPQDQGWNAEITLQMVQYKNRQAILAVKSTRQKQQHLVQQQPPQPQPQPQPQPQPQPQPQPQPQPQPQPQTQSQPQPQPKPQPLHPYPHPHPHPHPHQLPHSHQQPLSQPLSQPHGHRLLRSTSNSA, encoded by the coding sequence ATGAGGCGTGCGCCGGCGGCAGAGCGCCTTTCCGAGCTGGGCTTTCCCCCGCGGTGCGGGCGCCAGGAGCCGCCTTTTCCGCTGGGTGTcactcgggggtgggggggatggccCATTCAAAAGCGCCGCGAGGGGGCCCGGCCAGTGCCTTTCAGTGAGCGCTCGCAAGAGGACGGCAGAGGCCCGGAGGCTCGCTGCTCCGGGACCTTGTGGCGCATCAGGACGCGGCTGCCCTCCTGCCCGGACCCCGAGCCGCCTCCGCCGCCGTCGCTCTGCTTCCTGCGCGTTAGCCTTCTCTGCGCGCTCCGGGCAGGCGGCCGCGGGAGCCGCTGGGGCGAGGACGGCGCGCGGCTGTTGCTGCTGCCCCCGGCCCGGGCGGCTGGAAGTGGAGAGGCCGAGCCGATCGGCGCCCCTCCCTATGCCGGGAGGATGTTGGAGAGCAGCGGCTGCAAAGCGCTGAAGGAGGGTGTGTTGGAGAAGCGCAGCGACGGGTTGCTGCAGCTCTGGAAGAAAAAGTGCTGCATCCTCACTGAGGAGGGGCTGCTGCTCATCCCGCCCAAGCAGCTCcaacaccagcagcagcagcagcagcagcagcagcaacaacagccCGGGCAGGGGCCGGCCGAACCGTCCCAACCCGGAGGGCCCGCCGTGGCCAGCCTCGAGCCGCCGGTCAAGCTCAAGGAATTGCACTTTTCCAACATGAAGACCGTGGACTGCGTGGAGCGCAAGGGCAAGTATATGTACTTCACTGTGGTGATGGCCGAGGGCAAGGAGATCGACTTTCGGTGCCCGCAGGACCAGGGCTGGAACGCCGAGATCACGCTGCAGATGGTGCAGTACAAGAACCGTCAGGCTATCCTGGCGGTCAAGTCCACGCGGCAGAAGCAGCAGCACCTGGTCCAGCAACAGCCCCCGCAGCCGCagccccaaccccaaccccagccccagccccagccccagcctcagcctcagccccagcctcagcctcagccccagACACAATCTCAGCCGCAGCCCCAACCCAAGCCCCAGCCGCTCCACCCATATCCGCATCCGCACCCTCACCCGCACCCGCACCAACTACCGCACTCGCACCAACAACCGCTCTCACAACCGCTCTCGCAGCCGCACGGCCACCGGCTCCTCCGCAGCACCTCCAACTCTGCCTGA